TCAGATATCCCTGAttatctacggagtacggaacACTTTGGGTAGCGCTACGTGTCCGTTTTCAGATTGACTTTCATTTCTCAACCCCGCAATCACTTCCTGTACCTCAGGCGCCCAATTCGAAGGCATCGTGTCGAGATCAGCAGACCTTACAAGCCGCTGTGCTTAGAGTGTTTGTGTGGCCAGGGGATCGGGGGAATTCGATAGCTGTAAGGACTTAGCCTGGGCAAGTGTCAATGAATCTTGGCAGGTATCTGGTACAATCATTTTCCTTTCACCCCTAGATCAGGGGGTTTGTTGGGTTCTTTACTTGGTAGGCAAATTCAATAAGTCGCTAATTACTGCTTTACCTGGGCAACTGTACAACGGACTATACACGAAGTATCGTAGGTCCTTCAAGTTAAGAGATGGCTCACATCCCCACACCATGCGATTGATCAACTGATGTTGCAACCTCAATCCAACATCTCATACTCGACTTCGTATATTCAAAAGGTTCGATGACCCTGGTCGCCGTCCTTTAGCCAGGGCTCGAGCGTACGGGTGAGAGCGGGACGCTGGAACCAGGTGGTCGACATCCCCAGTGTGCACGAGATCAGGGGACGCCTCCGCCAGGGATGTGATGCCAACGTTTCGCATGGATGTTTCCAGTTCATCTTGCATGACTGTGAAGAGCTTGAATCAGCCAATTATAAGAGCAAAGTTTCAAGCCATCACCTACTGTCAATCAGATGCTCTACTCCCTCCTGGCCATAGTTGGTAGCAAAAAGCATGCTTCGGCCCATTCCCACAGCCGTTGCCCCCAGACAAACAGCCTTAAGGATGTCAGTTCCTCGTCGAATTCCGCTGTCCACATAGACCTCCATGTGATCAAAGACCTCTGGACAACGCCTGTGGATCTCCAGGAGCGTGATGATCGATGGCGGACTAGTATCTAGGTTGCGACCGCCATGATTGCTGAGCAAGATCCCATCCAGCCCCGCTTTCATGGCGAGCAGCGCATCATCGGCTGACATCACACCTTTCAAACACACCGGCTTGTGCGTGTGCTGTTTCGCCCATTTCAAATCCTCCCATGTCAGCCCGGGATCAATGAATCCAGCCATGACGCGACCGAGACCCCCTCCTTTCTTATCGTTATTCACCTTCGACGGTGCCATAGGCACAGATAGGTTCTCGTCGGCTTTGATGCGCTCGTCAGCTTCGCGCTTACCGGGCCACGCGGCGTCCACGGTAACAAAAATGGCTTTGATGTTCGGATTCGCTGAACACTGGCGCAAGAGAGCGGCGGACTTTTGTCGGTCCCGGTTGACGTATaattggaagaaaaagtCGGCTGAGGGCGCGGCCGTATAAAGTTCCTCCATAGTGTAGGATGAGTTATTTGAAATCTACTCTGATCGTAAGCATAGTGACTGTTAGTTGCAGCATACGGTATAAGCATACTCCTTGCATGATTCCCTTGGTTGCGCAGGCTCTGGCAATGGCGCATTCTCCATCCGGGTGAATAAGCTTTGCCATTGCTGCCGGACTCACGAATAGTGGGAGC
Above is a genomic segment from Penicillium digitatum chromosome 3, complete sequence containing:
- a CDS encoding Aldolase-type TIM barrel, which codes for MPDEKPLSAQQISEHTTPEDCWVVIDKKVWDVTDFLEEHPGGSAIILKYAGKDATKAYSEVHAPNVVKNNLHPDKFKGTLDEFTINAEWTKLPPGQVPKVFLEDNKPPLDTLISSHDFEVVASRTASKKTWAFYSSAATDLITRNANKSCFDRIWFRPRVLRNVRLVDAGTKILGGSYKLPLFVSPAAMAKLIHPDGECAIARACATKGIMQGISNNSSYTMEELYTAAPSADFFFQLYVNRDRQKSAALLRQCSANPNIKAIFVTVDAAWPGKREADERIKADENLSVPMAPSKVNNDKKGGGLGRVMAGFIDPGLTWEDLKWAKQHTHKPVCLKGVMSADDALLAMKAGLDGILLSNHGGRNLDTSPPSIITLLEIHRRCPEVFDHMEVYVDSGIRRGTDILKAVCLGATAVGMGRSMLFATNYGQEGVEHLIDIMQDELETSMRNVGITSLAEASPDLVHTGDVDHLVPASRSHPYARALAKGRRPGSSNLLNIRSRV